In Thermococcus camini, a genomic segment contains:
- a CDS encoding DUF3201 domain-containing protein has product MNVREIHEFLNEMWENIFTLNEELKLELPTEGFKVEDVEEAFGAYIFLDGEWRLMKYPHPAFEIKPQIEVGATPESYYFVVAVPKERISENFVGLFIEIFPRSFIYGAQDFLSDIYNWRRDGRVSPTEILEKIEGSSENLFQLEANFGSVGALKQGILRLIDIGKRFEIFDL; this is encoded by the coding sequence ATGAACGTGAGAGAGATCCACGAGTTCCTCAACGAGATGTGGGAGAACATATTCACCCTCAACGAGGAGCTTAAGCTGGAGCTCCCCACGGAGGGCTTTAAGGTTGAAGACGTCGAGGAGGCCTTCGGGGCCTACATCTTTCTCGACGGCGAGTGGAGGCTGATGAAGTACCCCCACCCAGCGTTCGAGATAAAGCCCCAGATAGAGGTCGGTGCAACCCCGGAGAGCTACTACTTCGTCGTCGCGGTTCCAAAGGAGAGGATAAGCGAGAACTTCGTTGGTCTGTTCATTGAGATATTCCCAAGGAGCTTCATCTACGGCGCCCAGGACTTCCTCAGCGACATCTACAACTGGAGGCGCGACGGAAGGGTCTCCCCGACCGAAATACTTGAGAAAATCGAAGGGAGCAGTGAAAACCTCTTCCAGCTCGAGGCGAACTTCGGGAGCGTCGGGGCACTGAAGCAGGGGATTCTGAGGCTGATAGACATCGGAAAGCGCTTCGAAATCTTCGACCTCTGA
- a CDS encoding RsmB/NOP family class I SAM-dependent RNA methyltransferase, with translation MKPEEAFPEELREYYRGLFGEEAEEIMASLRTPVEKYYIRVNTLKTSRSKLMSILRREGLKPKRSPYLKEGIYFEREGPNFPDDYEPGLPVVRANKFASESVYQGAMLYAPGVLQADKRIKPGDEVQIRDPRGLLVGIGIARMSAKEMVVSTRGLAVEVTLPKFKLPSLSELESFREGLFYAQSLPSMVVAHVLEPSEEELIVDMAAAPGGKTSHIAQLMQNRGEIIAIDKSRNRLKKMEEELKRLGVKNVKPIHMDSRKLPELGIQADKILLDAPCTALGIRPKLWESRTPKDIIATARYQRHFINAAIKSLRRGGVLVYSTCTLSYEENEANVKYILSKGLKLEEQSIFIGSSGMGIDEVQRFYPNRHLTQGFFIARFRKV, from the coding sequence ATGAAACCGGAGGAAGCATTTCCTGAGGAGCTCAGGGAGTACTACCGCGGCCTTTTTGGGGAGGAAGCGGAGGAGATAATGGCCTCCCTCAGAACGCCGGTGGAGAAGTACTACATCAGGGTAAACACGCTAAAGACCAGCAGGTCAAAGCTTATGAGCATCCTCCGGAGGGAGGGGCTTAAACCCAAGAGGAGCCCCTACCTCAAGGAGGGGATATACTTCGAGAGGGAAGGCCCGAACTTCCCCGACGATTACGAACCCGGTCTTCCGGTCGTCCGCGCCAACAAGTTCGCGAGCGAGAGCGTCTATCAGGGTGCGATGCTCTACGCTCCCGGAGTTTTGCAGGCGGACAAAAGAATAAAACCCGGCGACGAGGTTCAGATAAGAGACCCCAGAGGTCTGCTCGTCGGAATAGGCATCGCCAGAATGAGCGCCAAGGAGATGGTGGTCTCCACGAGGGGGCTGGCCGTGGAGGTCACCCTGCCCAAGTTCAAGCTCCCGAGCCTGAGCGAGCTGGAGTCCTTTAGAGAGGGCCTCTTCTACGCGCAGAGTTTGCCCTCGATGGTGGTCGCCCATGTTCTGGAACCGAGCGAGGAGGAGCTGATAGTGGACATGGCAGCCGCTCCCGGAGGGAAGACAAGCCACATAGCCCAGCTGATGCAGAACAGGGGCGAGATAATAGCGATAGACAAGTCGAGGAACAGGCTCAAAAAGATGGAGGAGGAACTCAAAAGGCTCGGCGTGAAGAACGTCAAGCCCATCCACATGGACTCGCGGAAGCTCCCTGAGCTGGGAATCCAGGCGGACAAGATACTCCTCGACGCACCGTGCACAGCTTTGGGAATAAGACCGAAGCTCTGGGAGAGCAGGACACCGAAGGACATAATAGCTACTGCGCGCTACCAGAGGCACTTCATCAACGCCGCCATAAAGTCCCTCAGAAGGGGCGGTGTTCTCGTTTACTCCACCTGCACGCTGAGCTACGAGGAGAACGAGGCCAACGTGAAGTACATCCTGAGTAAAGGTTTAAAGCTCGAAGAGCAGAGCATCTTTATAGGTTCGAGCGGTATGGGCATTGATGAGGTTCAGAGGTTCTATCCGAACAGACACCTCACTCAGGGCTTCTTCATAGCCCGCTTCAGGAAGGTGTAG
- a CDS encoding lysylphosphatidylglycerol synthase transmembrane domain-containing protein, with protein sequence MEWKKYSLLGVGLLIIILLLWWAGTGDVLKILKTARQDYFLLAVLAYVLAVIMWALRWRVLLKSLGIKVPMKTIVGGLFVGIFINNVTPGARGGGEPVRMYYVSKRTGEPYGHVFATIMMDRIMDVIPVVVMLLLATVHVYRLGSFTLTLTIFLLDVVFAAITLATVGILLSERRTKRILHWLYRQFGRIMPKKAMKYEERFIRAVEVDVPRFQENFKLLMRHKVAFTLSLLYSFAFWFLVLLRSYFIFISINSPIGLPDVMVVQMIGIVVGMFSVIPGGAGLIEAINSAVYVLLGIDKEIAVTATLLERLISYWAPTAIGAGVMTHFGIKVSQDRKLEAKDDKDINDEPQQQV encoded by the coding sequence ATGGAGTGGAAGAAGTACTCCCTCCTGGGCGTTGGCCTGCTCATAATCATCCTGCTCCTCTGGTGGGCTGGAACAGGCGACGTGCTGAAGATACTCAAAACCGCCAGGCAGGACTACTTCCTCCTGGCTGTTCTGGCCTACGTCCTGGCGGTAATCATGTGGGCTCTCCGCTGGCGCGTTCTGCTCAAGAGCCTCGGGATAAAAGTCCCGATGAAGACAATAGTCGGCGGCCTCTTCGTCGGCATCTTCATAAACAACGTGACCCCCGGCGCGAGGGGTGGGGGCGAGCCGGTCAGGATGTACTACGTCTCCAAGAGAACCGGCGAGCCCTACGGCCACGTTTTTGCCACCATAATGATGGACAGGATAATGGACGTTATTCCGGTCGTCGTGATGCTCCTCCTGGCGACGGTCCACGTTTACCGGCTCGGCTCCTTCACCCTAACTCTGACGATATTTCTCCTGGACGTCGTTTTCGCCGCCATAACCCTGGCCACCGTTGGAATCCTCCTCAGCGAGAGGAGAACCAAGAGAATCCTACACTGGTTATACCGCCAGTTCGGAAGGATAATGCCCAAGAAGGCTATGAAGTACGAAGAGCGGTTTATCAGGGCGGTTGAAGTTGACGTTCCCAGGTTCCAGGAGAACTTCAAACTCCTGATGAGGCACAAGGTGGCCTTCACCCTCTCCCTTCTGTACTCCTTCGCCTTCTGGTTCCTCGTCCTGCTGCGCTCCTACTTCATCTTCATCAGCATAAACAGCCCCATCGGCCTCCCGGACGTCATGGTCGTCCAGATGATAGGCATAGTCGTCGGAATGTTCTCGGTAATACCCGGCGGAGCTGGGCTAATAGAGGCCATTAACTCTGCAGTCTACGTGCTCCTTGGGATAGACAAGGAGATAGCGGTGACCGCGACGTTGCTGGAGAGGCTGATATCCTACTGGGCACCGACGGCAATAGGTGCCGGAGTAATGACCCACTTCGGCATCAAGGTGAGTCAGGACAGGAAGCTGGAAGCAAAGGACGACAAGGATATAAACGATGAACCCCAACAACAGGTTTGA
- a CDS encoding lysylphosphatidylglycerol synthase transmembrane domain-containing protein encodes MDWKKIAFFTGALIIIGALINWAGAQGIAEILKGSDIKYFLLAILVYAVTLVAWALRWQVLLSGLGIKAPFRAVFSAIFVGMFFNNISPGAKGLGEFIRVYYLAKRARSPYGLMTASVMMDRILDLVPVAVMMVLATLHVYRLGQIELTVLIIVLDVILMGFTALVVWLLMGETRAPRAVWRIYRLYHRILSGRAEKQRDFFRNIAENTIPRLQSDFRLLYRNKTITIIATLHSFVYWGLTIVRYYLIFLAIRYPIAPIDITVVLVVSMVVGMFAIVPGGAGIIEAVNSAVFIALGINPEHAVTGVILERLLSFWGPTVIGSLVTADYKPEAPEEMPVTAPDEKTLKKGMEETDERDGG; translated from the coding sequence ATGGACTGGAAAAAGATAGCGTTCTTTACGGGAGCGCTCATAATCATAGGCGCCCTCATCAACTGGGCGGGGGCCCAGGGGATAGCCGAAATCCTGAAGGGTTCGGACATAAAGTACTTTCTCCTCGCCATTCTGGTGTACGCTGTAACCCTTGTCGCCTGGGCCCTCAGGTGGCAGGTTCTCCTAAGTGGGCTCGGCATAAAAGCCCCGTTCAGGGCCGTTTTCTCCGCAATCTTCGTCGGGATGTTCTTCAACAACATCAGCCCCGGGGCAAAGGGACTCGGAGAGTTCATAAGGGTTTACTATCTGGCAAAGAGGGCCAGAAGCCCCTACGGTCTGATGACGGCCAGCGTTATGATGGACAGGATTTTGGATCTCGTTCCGGTCGCCGTTATGATGGTTCTAGCCACGCTCCACGTCTACCGGCTCGGGCAGATCGAGCTGACCGTGCTGATAATAGTGCTCGACGTTATTCTGATGGGGTTCACAGCCCTCGTGGTCTGGCTCCTCATGGGCGAGACCAGGGCTCCGCGTGCTGTATGGAGAATATACCGGCTTTACCACAGGATATTGTCGGGAAGAGCCGAGAAGCAGAGGGATTTTTTCAGGAACATAGCCGAGAACACAATACCACGCCTCCAGTCGGACTTCCGGTTGCTATACCGGAACAAGACAATCACGATCATTGCCACACTCCACTCCTTCGTTTACTGGGGTCTCACGATAGTCCGCTACTACCTGATCTTCCTCGCGATACGCTATCCAATAGCACCCATTGATATAACCGTCGTCCTGGTCGTCTCGATGGTCGTTGGTATGTTCGCCATCGTTCCGGGAGGGGCGGGCATAATCGAGGCAGTCAATTCAGCCGTCTTCATAGCGCTCGGTATAAACCCCGAGCACGCTGTTACAGGGGTCATCCTTGAGAGGCTGCTGTCCTTCTGGGGTCCGACGGTCATAGGTTCACTCGTGACCGCAGACTACAAACCTGAGGCCCCGGAGGAGATGCCAGTTACCGCACCGGACGAGAAAACTCTGAAAAAGGGAATGGAAGAAACGGACGAAAGGGATGGAGGATGA
- a CDS encoding NAD(+) kinase, with amino-acid sequence MRFGIVARRDREAALKLAYRVYDFLKVSGYEVCVDTETHRHLPEFQEEDVCPLEEFDVDFIIVIGGDGTILRVEHRTKREIPILGINMGTLGFLTEVEPHEAFFALSKLIEGDYHIDERIKLRTYLNGENTVPDALNEVAILTGIPGKIIHLRYYIESGLADEIRADGLIVSTPTGSTGYSMSAGGPFVDPRLDVIVIAPLAPIALSSRPMIVPSYSTIDVRNLALEREIILAIDGQFYTYLKPETEITIKLSPRRTKFVRFTDEVYPKYTMRIKKKF; translated from the coding sequence ATGAGGTTCGGGATAGTGGCCAGGAGGGACCGGGAGGCGGCACTCAAGCTCGCCTACCGCGTCTACGACTTCCTCAAGGTCAGCGGGTACGAGGTATGCGTCGACACCGAGACCCACAGGCATCTCCCGGAGTTCCAGGAGGAGGACGTATGCCCCCTTGAGGAGTTCGATGTTGACTTCATAATCGTCATCGGCGGCGACGGGACCATACTGCGGGTCGAGCACAGGACAAAAAGGGAGATACCGATCCTCGGAATAAATATGGGCACGCTCGGCTTTCTCACGGAGGTCGAACCCCACGAGGCCTTTTTTGCCCTCAGCAAGCTCATAGAGGGGGACTATCATATAGACGAGCGCATAAAGCTGAGGACATACCTCAACGGGGAGAACACAGTCCCCGACGCCCTCAACGAGGTGGCTATCCTGACGGGAATCCCCGGAAAGATAATCCACCTCAGGTACTACATCGAGAGCGGGCTGGCGGACGAGATAAGGGCCGACGGCCTGATAGTCTCGACGCCAACGGGCTCGACGGGCTACTCTATGAGCGCTGGCGGTCCCTTCGTCGATCCCAGGCTGGACGTGATCGTTATAGCGCCCCTTGCACCCATAGCGCTGAGCTCCAGGCCGATGATAGTACCATCTTACAGCACGATAGACGTGAGGAACCTAGCCCTCGAGAGGGAGATAATACTCGCCATAGATGGCCAGTTCTACACCTACCTGAAACCGGAGACAGAGATAACGATAAAGCTCTCACCCAGGAGAACAAAGTTCGTGCGCTTCACGGACGAGGTCTATCCAAAGTACACCATGAGGATCAAGAAGAAGTTTTAA
- a CDS encoding DUF835 domain-containing protein — protein sequence MELMVPPVVLVADVVLFLVIGYSAFYAIRRIHRYGEPLDRFIVIIAGSLFLASIGRALDVVDDLVDVGGAFVPAEGTLYFFSIIGVAYGLLSYMGSIERRILPTPVREKGSDVLAPGGYMYTGSEGLAEFLSAVDGPVLVITRSPWKYREFENVQALWVTQAGEEGVGPTKLHVLLEAAVDFMRGGGRLVVIDCLEILVLYNDFNSVFRFLSTLKDYAVGTRSTLLLIVDREAIEEKEFKVLSREFPPIKSLWDVLKTSS from the coding sequence ATGGAGCTGATGGTTCCGCCCGTAGTCCTCGTGGCGGATGTTGTTCTCTTCCTTGTGATTGGTTACTCTGCATTCTACGCCATAAGGAGGATACACCGCTATGGTGAGCCCCTTGACAGATTCATTGTGATCATAGCGGGATCCCTGTTCCTGGCCTCCATCGGAAGGGCTCTCGATGTGGTGGATGATCTGGTCGATGTAGGGGGGGCTTTTGTGCCCGCTGAGGGGACTCTGTATTTCTTCTCTATAATCGGGGTTGCATACGGTCTGCTGAGCTATATGGGCAGCATTGAGAGGAGAATTCTGCCCACCCCTGTCAGGGAAAAGGGGAGTGACGTTCTTGCCCCCGGCGGCTATATGTACACCGGAAGCGAGGGCCTCGCCGAGTTTCTGTCCGCGGTGGATGGGCCGGTTCTTGTTATAACAAGGAGCCCCTGGAAGTACCGGGAATTTGAAAACGTTCAGGCACTCTGGGTGACTCAGGCTGGGGAGGAGGGGGTGGGCCCGACAAAGCTCCACGTTCTCCTGGAGGCTGCGGTGGACTTCATGCGGGGCGGCGGCAGGCTGGTTGTTATTGACTGCCTTGAAATTCTGGTGCTCTACAACGACTTCAACTCCGTGTTCAGGTTCCTCTCCACCCTGAAGGACTACGCTGTCGGCACGCGCTCCACCCTTCTGCTGATTGTGGACAGGGAGGCCATCGAAGAAAAGGAATTCAAGGTGCTTTCAAGGGAGTTTCCACCCATCAAGAGTTTATGGGATGTCCTTAAAACTTCTTCTTGA
- a CDS encoding bifunctional N(6)-L-threonylcarbamoyladenine synthase/serine/threonine protein kinase codes for MIAIGIEGTAHTLGIGIVTEKEVLANVFHTLTTEKGGIHPKEAAEHHSKLLKPLLRKALDEAGIGMEDVDVVAFSQGPGLGPCLRVVATAARALAIKYRKPIVGVNHCIAHVEITKMFGVKDPVGLYVSGGNTQVLALEGGRYRVFGETLDIGIGNAIDTFARELGIGFPGGPKIEKLALKGERYIELPYAVKGMDLSFSGILTEAVRKYRTGKYRVEDLAYSFQETAFSALVEVTERAVAHTGKDEVVLVGGVAANNRLREMLKVMTEDRGIDFFVPPYDLCRDNGAMIAYTGLRMYRGGVRFSLEDTVVHQKFRTDEVEVVWS; via the coding sequence ATGATAGCTATCGGAATAGAGGGTACCGCCCACACTCTCGGCATAGGCATCGTTACAGAAAAAGAAGTCCTTGCCAACGTATTCCACACCCTCACGACGGAGAAGGGGGGGATACACCCCAAGGAGGCGGCGGAACATCATTCTAAACTCCTCAAGCCCCTTCTCAGAAAGGCCCTTGACGAGGCAGGGATAGGCATGGAGGACGTTGACGTTGTAGCGTTCTCCCAGGGGCCGGGTCTCGGCCCCTGTCTCCGCGTCGTTGCCACGGCCGCGAGGGCGCTGGCGATAAAGTACAGGAAGCCCATAGTCGGCGTCAACCACTGCATCGCCCATGTGGAGATAACCAAAATGTTTGGGGTTAAAGACCCGGTTGGCCTCTACGTCAGCGGCGGAAACACGCAGGTTTTGGCTTTGGAAGGCGGTCGCTATCGGGTCTTCGGCGAGACCCTCGACATAGGCATAGGCAACGCGATAGACACCTTCGCGAGGGAGCTGGGAATAGGCTTCCCTGGCGGCCCGAAGATTGAGAAACTGGCACTAAAAGGTGAACGCTATATAGAGCTTCCCTACGCGGTCAAGGGGATGGATTTGAGCTTTTCTGGAATACTCACAGAGGCCGTCAGGAAGTACAGAACCGGGAAGTACCGCGTTGAGGATCTGGCATATTCCTTCCAGGAGACGGCCTTTTCGGCGCTCGTTGAGGTGACGGAGAGGGCCGTGGCTCACACCGGCAAGGATGAGGTAGTTCTAGTCGGCGGCGTCGCCGCCAACAACCGCCTTCGCGAGATGTTGAAGGTCATGACAGAGGACAGGGGGATAGACTTCTTCGTTCCGCCCTACGACCTCTGCCGCGACAATGGTGCGATGATAGCCTACACCGGCCTGAGAATGTACCGCGGGGGGGTGCGCTTCTCGCTGGAGGACACCGTGGTGCATCAGAAGTTCCGCACCGATGAGGTGGAGGTAGTATGGAGCTGA
- a CDS encoding acetate--CoA ligase family protein, with the protein MDFFFYPSRVAVFGSFKNGAIAYEILRNIVEGGFEGEIIPVNPKGGTVEVAGRTLQIRETLDEAVDTAIIAIPAKFVPSLIDEIGPLIKGAVVISAGFSEVGNADLERELVEKARKHGIRIIGPNCAGIFGVHGKFFGSFEVRVKPGGLALISQSGAFGGAALAMGNDEGIGFSAFVSYGNAADLNESDFLEYFADDENTKAIALYIEGVKDGRRFLEALRYASTKKPVIILKAGKSASGAKAAASHTGSLAGSYEIYRAAFRQAGAIEVEEMEELFDAAKAFEMYTRAGKRVAVITNSGGPGVLATDKLERLGLEMARLSDETVEELRSFLPPQCSVKNPIDLIADADYERYRRTIEVVCGDKNVDSLLVICVPPIFIPSEEIAKAVIEAECDKPVIVNFMAGDLVREGVRLLEEHGIKNFPTPERAARALSWLARRRGF; encoded by the coding sequence ATGGACTTCTTCTTTTATCCCTCTCGCGTTGCGGTGTTTGGCTCATTCAAGAATGGCGCCATAGCCTACGAAATCCTGAGGAACATCGTCGAGGGCGGCTTTGAAGGTGAAATAATCCCGGTCAACCCGAAGGGTGGAACTGTCGAGGTCGCCGGGAGAACCCTCCAAATCCGTGAGACGCTTGATGAGGCCGTTGACACAGCCATAATCGCGATTCCGGCAAAGTTCGTGCCGTCCCTCATAGACGAAATCGGTCCCCTCATCAAGGGCGCCGTCGTCATCTCTGCCGGCTTCTCCGAGGTTGGGAACGCTGATCTCGAGCGCGAACTGGTGGAAAAGGCGAGAAAGCACGGCATCAGAATCATCGGACCAAACTGCGCCGGCATCTTCGGCGTCCACGGGAAGTTCTTCGGCTCCTTTGAGGTCAGGGTTAAGCCCGGTGGGCTGGCATTAATCAGTCAGAGCGGTGCCTTCGGTGGCGCGGCTTTGGCAATGGGCAACGACGAGGGGATTGGCTTTTCTGCCTTCGTTTCCTATGGAAACGCCGCTGATTTAAACGAGAGCGACTTTTTGGAGTACTTCGCGGACGATGAGAATACCAAGGCTATAGCCCTCTACATCGAGGGCGTTAAGGACGGCAGGCGCTTTTTAGAGGCCCTCCGCTACGCGAGCACTAAAAAACCGGTCATCATCCTCAAGGCCGGCAAGAGCGCGAGCGGAGCTAAAGCTGCGGCTTCACATACAGGCTCGCTCGCGGGTTCTTACGAGATTTATCGCGCGGCTTTCAGGCAGGCTGGAGCTATCGAGGTCGAGGAGATGGAGGAGCTCTTCGATGCTGCCAAGGCATTCGAGATGTACACCCGAGCCGGGAAGAGGGTCGCGGTAATTACCAACTCCGGCGGTCCGGGCGTTCTCGCAACGGACAAGCTCGAAAGGCTGGGCCTTGAGATGGCCAGGCTGAGCGATGAAACCGTCGAGGAACTCCGCTCTTTTCTCCCACCCCAGTGCTCGGTAAAGAACCCAATAGACCTGATAGCGGATGCCGACTATGAGCGTTACCGGAGGACCATCGAGGTCGTTTGTGGAGATAAAAACGTGGATTCGCTCCTCGTTATCTGCGTGCCACCGATTTTTATTCCAAGCGAAGAGATAGCGAAGGCGGTAATCGAGGCCGAATGCGACAAACCGGTCATCGTCAACTTCATGGCCGGAGACCTGGTCAGGGAAGGCGTTCGGCTTTTGGAGGAGCATGGGATCAAGAACTTCCCGACCCCGGAGCGCGCGGCGAGGGCCCTTTCATGGCTCGCGAGGCGCAGAGGTTTTTGA
- the coaD gene encoding phosphopantetheine adenylyltransferase, producing the protein MRKRYRKVVVGGTFDRLHLGHKALLRKAFEVGEYVYIGLTSDEMIRNKPYAEKILPYELRLRDLIKFFEVNGYSGYRVIKIHTAIGFAGEMKGLEAIVVSEETYKGALVVNRAREENGLRPLDIVTIGLVRSSLGSKISSSLIRAGLIDPFGRPLSSGNETPRRKDV; encoded by the coding sequence ATGAGGAAGAGGTACAGAAAAGTCGTCGTCGGCGGAACCTTCGACAGGCTTCACCTCGGCCACAAGGCCCTGCTGAGGAAGGCCTTCGAGGTGGGGGAATACGTTTACATAGGCCTGACATCCGACGAGATGATCAGGAACAAGCCCTACGCGGAAAAGATACTCCCATACGAGCTGCGCCTCAGGGATTTAATCAAGTTCTTCGAAGTCAACGGCTACTCCGGCTACCGCGTTATCAAAATACACACTGCGATAGGATTTGCGGGGGAGATGAAGGGCCTAGAAGCCATAGTCGTGAGCGAGGAGACCTACAAGGGTGCCCTGGTGGTCAACCGGGCGCGTGAGGAAAACGGGCTGAGACCGCTTGATATAGTAACCATCGGCCTCGTCAGGAGTTCCCTCGGGTCCAAAATCAGCTCATCCCTCATAAGGGCCGGCCTCATAGACCCGTTCGGGAGGCCGCTCTCCAGTGGAAACGAAACTCCCCGACGGAAAGACGTTTAA
- the tpiA gene encoding triose-phosphate isomerase — translation MSKLKEPIIAINFKTYAQATGDGALRIAKAAEKVWKETGITIVVAPQLVDLYRIAQEVEIPVFAQHIDPITPGSHTGHVLPEAVKEAGAVGTLLNHSENRMVLADLEASIRRAEEVGLMTMVCSNNPAVSAAVAALGPDYVAVEPPELIGTGIPVSKAKPEVITDTVELVKMVNPDVKVLTGAGISTGEDVKKALELGSVGVLLASGVTKAKDPEKAIRDLVSLIL, via the coding sequence ATGTCGAAGCTGAAGGAGCCGATTATAGCGATCAACTTCAAGACCTACGCCCAGGCCACGGGCGATGGGGCTTTGAGGATAGCCAAGGCTGCAGAGAAGGTCTGGAAGGAGACGGGTATAACCATAGTCGTTGCGCCACAGCTGGTCGACCTCTACCGCATCGCCCAGGAGGTCGAGATTCCGGTCTTCGCCCAGCACATCGACCCGATAACGCCGGGCAGCCACACTGGACACGTCCTTCCTGAGGCGGTTAAAGAGGCCGGTGCTGTGGGAACGCTCCTCAATCACTCCGAGAACAGAATGGTTCTGGCGGATCTGGAGGCCAGTATTAGAAGGGCAGAGGAAGTCGGACTGATGACGATGGTCTGCTCCAACAACCCGGCCGTCAGTGCTGCAGTTGCAGCTCTTGGCCCGGACTACGTTGCAGTGGAGCCACCTGAACTGATAGGTACTGGAATTCCCGTCAGCAAGGCCAAGCCGGAAGTCATCACCGACACTGTCGAGCTGGTTAAGATGGTCAACCCGGACGTCAAGGTTCTCACCGGCGCGGGGATTTCCACCGGAGAGGACGTGAAGAAGGCCCTTGAACTTGGAAGCGTTGGCGTTCTCCTCGCGAGCGGTGTAACCAAGGCCAAGGACCCGGAGAAGGCGATAAGGGATCTGGTGTCGCTGATTCTTTAA
- a CDS encoding SDR family NAD(P)-dependent oxidoreductase, translating into MGRVEGKVAIVTGATSGIGRAIAKLLAREGAKVAVTGRNEERGRKVVEEIISEGGTAKFWKLDVSNEAEVERVFREVVEEFGKLDILVNNAGISGPDKPTHELTEGEWDQVMDVNVKGVFFCTKHAVPYMIKNGGGSIVNVSSIYGIVGSPGIPPYHASKGAVRLMTKTDALLYAKYGIRVNSVHPGSIWTPMLMKACKKMGVDDEEQCRGVFAKMNPVGFVGEPMDVAYAVLYLASDESRFVTGAELVVDGGYTAM; encoded by the coding sequence ATGGGTAGGGTTGAGGGGAAAGTGGCCATTGTGACCGGTGCCACTTCCGGGATTGGAAGGGCTATAGCGAAGCTTTTGGCCAGAGAGGGCGCAAAGGTTGCCGTTACCGGACGGAACGAGGAGCGCGGTAGGAAAGTAGTTGAGGAGATCATCTCAGAAGGCGGCACAGCAAAGTTCTGGAAACTTGACGTTAGCAACGAGGCAGAGGTGGAGAGAGTTTTCAGGGAGGTCGTTGAGGAGTTTGGCAAGCTGGACATACTTGTCAACAACGCTGGTATCTCTGGCCCGGACAAGCCGACACACGAGCTGACGGAGGGGGAGTGGGATCAGGTTATGGATGTCAACGTCAAAGGGGTTTTCTTCTGCACGAAGCACGCTGTCCCGTACATGATTAAAAACGGTGGTGGGAGCATAGTGAACGTCTCCTCGATCTACGGCATAGTAGGTTCTCCGGGAATTCCGCCGTACCATGCATCGAAAGGTGCCGTCAGGCTCATGACCAAAACCGATGCCCTCCTTTATGCCAAGTACGGAATCCGTGTTAACTCTGTCCACCCAGGGAGCATCTGGACGCCCATGCTCATGAAGGCCTGCAAAAAAATGGGTGTTGATGATGAGGAACAGTGCAGGGGGGTCTTCGCCAAGATGAACCCCGTTGGCTTTGTCGGTGAGCCGATGGACGTTGCCTACGCCGTCCTCTACCTTGCCTCTGATGAGTCCCGCTTCGTTACCGGAGCGGAGCTTGTGGTGGACGGGGGTTACACGGCTATGTAA